One Vicugna pacos chromosome 12, VicPac4, whole genome shotgun sequence genomic window carries:
- the CCDC184 gene encoding coiled-coil domain-containing protein 184: MEDGLLEIMTKDGGDMPAPLEVSTVPAVGDVISGEYNGGMKELMEHLKAQLQALFEDVRAMRGALDEQASHIQVLSDDVCANQRAIVSMCQIMTTAPRQGGLGVVGGKGSFPGAPQEPETPSPGMGDSGLLGRDPEDEQDDDEEEKEMPSSATPTSHCERPESPCAGLLGGDGPLVEPLDLPDITLLQLEGEASL, from the coding sequence ATGGAGGACGGTCTGCTGGAGATCATGACCAAGGACGGCGGCGACATGCCGGCACCTCTGGAGGTGTCCACCGTGCCGGCCGTGGGGGACGTGATCTCCGGAGAGTACAACGGCGGCATGAAGGAACTGATGGAGCACCTGAAGGCCCAGCTGCAGGCCCTGTTTGAGGACGTGAGGGCCATGAGGGGGGCCCTGGACGAGCAGGCCTCGCACATCCAGGTGCTCTCGGACGACGTTTGTGCTAACCAGCGAGCTATCGTCTCCATGTGCCAGATTATGACCACCGCGCCCCGCCAGGGTGGCCTGGGCGTGGTCGGCGGCAAGGGGAgcttcccgggagccccccaagAGCCGGAGACTCCTTCGCCTGGGATGGGGGACAGCGGTTTGCTGGGTCGCGATCCTGAGGACGAGCAGGACGACgatgaagaagagaaggagatgCCCAGCTCCGCCACACCCACTAGTCACTGTGAGCGCCCCGAGAGCCCCTGTGCTGGCCTCCTTGGAGGGGACGGGCCACTTGTGGAGCCCCTCGATCTGCCCGACATTACCCTGCTGCAGCTGGAGGGCGAGGCCTCTCTGTGA